The Actinobacillus suis ATCC 33415 DNA segment GACTAATCTTACTCATAAGAGACCCTCCCGTATTTTTCGATTGTATCGGCAGAAAGCGCGCCCAGCTGATCTAATAATGCAATATTGAATGAACCAAATGCATTAGTAGCTAATCCTTTCGCAGCCAATTCACCGGTAATAGCATACGCTGTTACGCCCTCGCAAGTTGCCTCAAAAATTTGACCGCTTGTCGCAACGGCACTAAATGCTGCCAATACAGATCCAAGCAAACAGCCCGAAGCCGTAATCTTGGGAAATAATGGTGTACCATTGACAATTTTCGCTAAGCGTTTGCCATCGCTGATATAATCAACGCTTCCACTAACAGCAACTACACATTGATATTTATTCGCTACATAATGCGCTATCTCTGCAATATTTGCCGTTCCATTACCTGCATCGACCCCTTTAGTTTGCCAATTTAGTTCGGCTAGTGTGGCTATTTCACCTAAGTTTCCCCGAATCACCGAAAAATGAATTTCATCTAACAGTCTCATCACTGTCTGGTAGCGGTAATCCGTTGCAGCAATTCCAACCGGATCCAATACAATAGGGATTTCTGCTTGATTCGCAATTTTCCCAACTAAACACATCGCTTCCACTTCTGCTGAACTTGCCGTACCAATATTGATAAGGAGTGCATTGCTAATTTTTGCCAAACTTTCAGCTTCTTCAATAGCGGTGGACATTAATGGTGAAGCACCGATAGCGAGTAAGCCATTAGCTGCAAAATGAGCGGCAACCACATTAGTCATATTGTATATAAGAGGATTTTGCTGGCGAATTTGTTCTAAATAATTTGATTTCATATTTATCTCCATGGGTAAGTGTAAAAAATGACGCAAATAGATAAGTCATCCTTACTCAAGGAGGCATAAGATTTCTTATCATGCATAAAAATAAATGCACGCAGCTATTCATCTTGTTTATCTCAAGCACAGATATAACCATTACAAAGCTTGCTGTGATGTTTTAAATGAATGGCAACAAAAAAATGACAAGAAAAAGGAAAGGGTAAGAGAAATAAAGATTGGCATATTAGTTTCCTACGTCAGTATTAACTGTATCAGGTTCACGGGTTTAATCTCAGCCTCGTTGGAGGCACCCCGACTAAAAATTGTTGTTAGTTTAAAGACATTACCGATGAAAACCAATCGGCTGATGTTGAATATGTGAACAAGATCACACTAAAAAAACAAGCGGTTAAAAAATGTAACTTTTTTGCAAAAAATTACGAAATTTAACCGCTTGTCTCAAAGTTAGAACTGATAGCCTACATTTGTATGGAATGATGTACCAGAGAAATTGTCACGACGACCTAAATCACGTTGCACCGCAAGTTGGAAATGCCATGGACTTGATTTTGCTTTCCAATCAAGGCCTGCTTGTACATTCACCCAACTCTTATCTGCTTGCGCTAAGCCTACTTTAAATTTGCTATTGTTAAAAGTAGTCACTAATTCTGCCGGTGAATCACGCCACTCTTTTACCCAACGAGCATTTACATACGGCTGCCAATCGGTAAATTGATAACGATATTCCGCACCAACACCGCTACGCACGCTACGAATTTGCTGTTCTTCAAAACTTAGTCGCATTGCATTCGCTTCCGTCTCGCCAAAATCTGTTACTTTACCATGGCTATTGGTAAGATCCGCTAATAATGCCACTTGGCTCTGATCAAACTTCCACTCATAGCCACCAAATACGCTGGCACTGATGACTGCTCCGCTTGTTTCACCTTTTTGTGAACGTTTAGCACTGCCTAGCTGAATCTGACGACTGGTTTTATAGTCATTGTCGCTTAACTGTAATGCAGCACCAACCCACCACTTATCCGCATCATAACGTACCGCGGTATTAATCGCTTTGCTCTTAATCTCGCCTTTCGTTGAGCCTTTTGAACCGTCTAAATCACTTTGGCTAAATAATGCGGAGAATTGCCATTGTGGGGTAAATTGCGCTTTCAACCCTGCATAAATCGCATCACCTTCGTTATAACGTTGA contains these protein-coding regions:
- the thiM gene encoding hydroxyethylthiazole kinase, with amino-acid sequence MKSNYLEQIRQQNPLIYNMTNVVAAHFAANGLLAIGASPLMSTAIEEAESLAKISNALLINIGTASSAEVEAMCLVGKIANQAEIPIVLDPVGIAATDYRYQTVMRLLDEIHFSVIRGNLGEIATLAELNWQTKGVDAGNGTANIAEIAHYVANKYQCVVAVSGSVDYISDGKRLAKIVNGTPLFPKITASGCLLGSVLAAFSAVATSGQIFEATCEGVTAYAITGELAAKGLATNAFGSFNIALLDQLGALSADTIEKYGRVSYE